The following are from one region of the Vicugna pacos chromosome 9, VicPac4, whole genome shotgun sequence genome:
- the PLEKHG4 gene encoding puratrophin-1 isoform X7, with protein sequence MAAMPGTRDIEGRAVLLLCAHNSAWLHPKGSSHELIRLLLYLRNIPRPKVQALGLTVLVDARICSPSSSLFWGLSQLQEAAPGSVHQVLLVGKMPEEAPSGLQLKQLSSHQSLLTHISTSGLPTSLGGGLPYCHQTWLDFRMRLEALMQSCQVVCALLQGTIESMKAVPQPMESGEVTRLLQQARVLMQHVLDSPQLAWLQCQGALDLAWLKQEVPEVTLSPDYSTGWSGEKHLAGVLGHIPCTRPAVDEAEELYGRVDGLLHQLTLQSNRRVQALELVQMLEAEEGRLHQIEVWLQQVGWPALEEPREPSLDMLLQAQGPFQELDQVAQEQVRRGEKFLQPLVGWDVAELGPSGARFLTLQAQLTDFSRALAHRRQRLADAESLLQYFKQTSTWAEEGQRVLAELEQERPRVVLQRLQLHWTQYPDLPLAHFRKMWALATGLGSEGIRQECRWAWAQCQDTWLALDQKLEAALKLPPTSSTANLHVSRVSAVSAPSPLRKAYSLDRNLGLSLRESAHHCHCEAIVAACHRPETGGGAQRGSCPIMPPKGSSDHRSLNRLQLVLAEMVTTEREYVRALNYTMENYFPELDRPDVPQGLRGQRAHLFGNLERLRDFHCHFFLRELEACTQHPPRVAYAFLRHRVQFGLYALYSKNKPRSDALMTSCGYAFFKNKQQALGDHLDLASYLLKPIQRMSKYALLLQELAWACGESMQELSALQAAQSLVRFQLRHGNDLLAMDAIQGCDVNLKEQGQLVRQDEFTVRTGRHKCLRRIFLFEELLLFSKPRRGPTGINTFAYKRSFKMTDLGLTECCGDSNLRFEIWFRRRKARDTFVLQAASLATKQAWTADISRLLWRQAVHNKEVRMAEMVSMGVGNKAFRDIIPSEEAINDRTINYILKCREVRSRASIAVAPFDYDSSYLGASSSLPGDPASSSVLGSLNLHLYRDPALLGLGWPLYSTNFPEEAVLEAEAELGSQPYLTPEDSEVSSQCLSASGSSGSDSSCMSGQALGRGLEDLSYV encoded by the exons ATGGCTGCCATGCCAG GGACTCGGGATATAGAAGGCCGGGCAGTGCTGCTTCTGTGTGCCCATAACTCGGCCTGGCTTCACCCCAAGGGTAGCAGCCATGAACTCATCCGCCTCCTGCTCTACCTGCGAAACATCCCCAG GCCCAAAGTACAGGCACTGGGACTGACTGTGCTAGTGGATGCTCGAATTTGTTCCCCGAGCTCTTCCCTCTTCTGGGGGCTCAGCCAACTGCAA GAAGCAGCCCCAGGGTCAGTGCACCAGGTACTACTGGTAGGAAAGATGCCTGAGGAGGCGCCTTCAGGGCTGCAG TTAAAGCAGCTGTCCTCTCATCAGAGCCTGTTGACCCACATTTCCACCTCAGGATTGCCCACTTCACTGGGAGGAGGCCTGCCTTACTGTCACCAGACCTGGCTGGACTTCCGGATG CGTCTGGAAGCCCTAATGCAGAGCTGCCAGGTGGTTTGTGCCTTGCTCCAGGGGACCATTGAGAGCATGAAGGCTGTACCACAGCCCATGGAGTCTGGG GAAGTCACCCGGCTGCTACAGCAGGCACGGGTCCTGATGCAGCATGTGCTAGACTCGCCACAGCTGGCATGGCTGCAATGCCAGGGGGCCTTGGACTTGGCATGGCTGAAGCAAGAGGTCCCAGAAGTGACCCTGAGCCCAGACTACAG CACAGGGTGGAGTGGAGAAAAGCACCTGGCAGGGGTTCTAGGACACATTCCATGTACCAGGCCAGCTGTGGACGAGGCTGAGGAGCTGTATGGTCGCGTGGATGGACTGTTGCACCAACTGACCCTGCAGAGTAACCGGCGAGTACAAGCACTGGAGTTGGTCCAGATGTTGGAGGCCGAAGAGGGCAGGCTGCACCAG ATTGAAGTATGGCTACAGCAGGTGGGCTGGCCAGCACTTGAGGAGCCAAGGGAGCCCTCACTGGACATGCTGCTCCAGGCCCAAGGCCCTTTTCAGGAGCTGGACCAGGTTGCCCAG GAGCAGGTCAGGCGAGGGGAGAAATTTCTGCAGCCACTAGTTGGCTGGGATGTGGCTGAACTGGGTCCCTCTGGGGCCCGCTTTCTCACCCTGCAAGCCCAACTGACTGACTTCTCTAGGGCTTTGGCCCACCGGCGGCAGCGGCTAGCAGATGCTGAGAGTCTTTTGCAGTACTTCAAACAG ACCTCGACATGGGCTGAGGAGGGGCAGCGGGTGTTGGCAGAGCTGGAACAGGAGCGCCCAAGGGTTGTGCTGCAACGGCTGCAGCTGCATTGGACCCAGTACCCTGACTTGCCTCTTGCCCACTTCCGAAAGATGTGGGCTCTAGCCACAGGGCTGGGATCTGAGGGCATCCGCCAAGAGTGCCGCTGGGCCTGGGCACAATGCCAGGACACCTGGCTGGCCCTGGACCAGAAGCTAGAGGCTGCTCTGAAGCTACCACCGACGAGTAGCACAGCTAACCTTCATGTCAGCCGGGTTTCGGCTGTATCTGCCCCCTCTCCCCTGAGGAAGGCATACAGCCTCGATCGGAATCTGGGACTGTCTCTCAGAGAATCTGCCCACCACTGCCACTGTGAGGCCATTGTGGCTGCCTGCCACAGACCAGAGACTGGAGGTGGTGCCCAGCGAGGGTCATGCCCCATCATGCCTCCAAAAGGCAGCTCTGACCATAGGAGCCTTAACAG GCTCCAGCTAGTGCTGGCGGAGATGGTGACTACAGAGCGGGAGTACGTCCGTGCTCTTAACTACACCATGGAAAACTACTTCCCTGAGCTGGATCGCCCTGATGTGCCCCAGGGCCTTCGTGGTCAGCGCGCCCACCTCTTTGGCAACCTGGAGAGGCTGCGGGACTTCCACTGCCATTTCTTCTTGCGTGAGCTGGAGGCCTGTACCCAGCACCCACCCCGGGTGGCCTATGCCTTCTTGCGCCAT AGGGTGCAGTTTGGTCTGTACGCACTCTACAGCAAGAATAAACCACGCTCTGATGCCCTGATGACCAGCTGTGGCTATGCCTTCTTCAAG AACAAGCAGCAAGCGCTGGGGGaccacctggacttggcctcctacCTGCTGAAGCCCATCCAGCGCATGAGCAAGTATGCACTGCTGCTACAGGAGCTGGCATGGGCCTGTGGGGAATCCATGCAGGAGCTAAGTGCCCTGCAGGCTGCCCAGAGCCTTGTGCGTTTCCAGCTGCGACATGGCAATGACTTGCTAGCCATGGATGCCATCCAGGGTTGTGAT GTCAACCTCAAGGAACAGGGGCAGTTGGTACGACAGGATGAGTTCACGGTGCGCACTGGGCGCCACAAGTGCCTGCGTCGCATTTTTCTCTTTGAGGAGCTGCTACTCTTCAGCAAGCCTCGACGAGGACCCACAGGCATAAACACATTTGCCTACAAGCGCTCCTTCAAG ATGACAGACCTTGGCCTCACTGAGTGCTGTGGGGATAGCAACCTGCGCTTTGAGATCTGGTTCCGCCGTCGCAAGGCCAGGGACACCTTTGTACTACAAGCTGCCAGCTTGGCCACCAAACAAGCTTGGACAGCTGACATCTCCCGCCTGCTCTGGAGGCAGGCTGTCCACAACAAGG AGGTGCGCATGGCTGAGATGGTGTCCATGGGTGTGGGGAACAAGGCCTTCCGGGACATCATCCCCAGCGAAGAAGCTATCAATGACCGCACCATCAACTATATCCTGAAGTGCCGAG AAGTTCGCTCTCGGGCCTCCATTGCCGTGGCTCCGTTTGACTATGACAGCTCCTACCTGGGGGCCTCGAGCTCCCTTCCTGGAGACCCTGCCTCTTCCTCTGTACTGGGGTCCCTCAACCTGCATTTGTACAGAGATCCAGCTCTTCTGGGTTTAGGCTGGCCTCTGTATTCCACCAACTTCCCAGAGGAAGCAGTACTGGAGGCTGAAGCTGAACTGGGCAGCCAGCCATATTTGA CTCCTGAGGACTCCGAGGTCTcatcccagtgcctgtcagccaGTGGCTCCAGTGGCTCAGACAGCAGCTGCATGTCAGGACAGGCCCTGGGCAGGGGCCTGGAGGACTTGTCTTAC GTCTGA